The following nucleotide sequence is from Numenius arquata chromosome 31, bNumArq3.hap1.1, whole genome shotgun sequence.
GCAGAGCACCCCAGATTCCCACTGCCCCACCCCAGGGTCCCACTGCTCCCTAAAATCCATTTTACGCCCCCAAAATAGAACGGTGTCCACCCTAAGTtatccgccttccccctcacggCGTCTTCCGCTGcgcaggcgggtggtgaaatccccCCTGGGGTTGCGGGGcgcaggtttccccctcgtcccataccccagggcctgccTGAGGGGAGTTCGCCGCCTCAGCCGCGGCTGCCATTTTGTCACCTCTTCCCCCCccgagggaaaggctctggtggcgccttacgaggggcagtgtcagcacaggtgctttaaatccctttcttttggtaaaaccggctattttgggTGGTTTGCGGGTGATCGTATCTTGGTTTTACCAGTTGAAACCacgcggcgcggccattttgtggccctgaggggaaaggcagggggggcacttttcctgcctttttctccacCCGAGGAGCTCCCTGCAGGAGCGCGGGGGCGGggtgagtgcagccgctggcccaatggcagCACGAagacggggggggtgggtgggacaaGGGTGGTGGGTGAGCCAATGGGAGGCGGGGCTTGCCAGGGGTGGGCGGGGCAGAAGGGCAGGGCACGCAGGGGCGGCCTGAGGGAAAGTGAGTAACGGTGGTGGCAAAGGGTCGTTTTAACAGGTCCCAGGGGGTCTGTGGCCTGGCTGAAGGGGgcaaaagcgaggaggggatgcgggagagggcgatggggacgCCCTCGTTGCGGTTTCAGTCCGCCCGACGCTTCTTTCTCCCTCAGAACGGCTGCGAGAAATGTCCCAGAGGAAGCGCTGTCCTTCCTGCTGTCCAGCCATCCACCTAACTCTGACaagaaaaccatcaccaaaccatgtccctaagtactaTGTCAACCGACcttctaaatccctccaggcacggtgcctcaaccacttccctgggcagcccattccaacgcttaataaccctttgggtgtaaaaatttctcctaatctccaatctgaacctcccctggcacaacttgaggccatttcctcttgtcccgtcgcctgtgacttgggagaagagaccgacaccccccaacccccccggctaccccctcctttcagggagttttagagagagcgagaaggtctcccctcagcctccttttctccaggctgaacgcccccagctccctcggcctctcctcacaagacttgttctccagacccctcaccagctccgttgcccttctctggtccCTTGGATGTTGCACCTCCTGGCCCATAGACTGGGAAAGGCAccctgtagggtgctgcacctggggaggagtaaccccatgcaccagtacaggttggggctggcctgccggagagcagctctgtggaaaaagacctgggattcctggtggacaacaggatgaccatgagccagcaatgtgcccttgtggccaagaaggccaatggcatcctggggtgcatcaagaagagccagcaggtggccagcaggttgagggaggtcatcctccccctctgctctgccctggggaggccccatctggagcactgggtctagttctggcctccccagttcaagaaggacagggaaccgctggagagggtacagcaaagggctaccaagatgatgaggggactagaatatCTCTTTGATGGGGAAagtctgagagacctgggtcttttccgccggagaagagaaggctgagaggggatctcatcatatgcttataaatatctaatgggtgggtgtcaagaggatggggtcaggctcttctcagtggtgcctggtgacaggacaagaggcaatgggcacaagctggaacacaggaaattccgtttGAAcgtgtggaaaaacttctttactttgagggtggcagagcccttggaacaggctgcccagagagggtgtgcagtctccttctctaggGATCTTCAAACCCCCGTGGGacaggttcctgtccagcctgctctgggtgaccctgctctggcaggggcttggattggatgatctctgaaggtcccttcagTCACAATGAATCTCACTACAGGCACAGCCTCTCTCAATGttgtccaggtccttctcaggggaacatctgggcGCGCTGGCCCTCCAGCTCCGAGGTGGCAGCcgagggcagctgagaacagggctggtGGAGACACTGGCTGTCCTCACTCCACACACAGGGACAGTCCCATTGCCTCACAGGACCCACAAGGGCTTCtcctggagagaagcagaaatggcaaggatttctgccttaaaaataacgCTCACTGTGGCGgggcaagaagaaacaaataaacccaaatctccacagctctgctcttgcagagTGTCACctttgggagtgacaaagctgataaTCCCTCTAATGCCACAGGTGGGTTTTAGCTGTTATGACTCCCGGTTCCTGTATctctattgctgtagggcaggactgaCTCCTCCAGAACCCACCGCGGAGCCCTCTGCTCCTCGGGggatcctcagccagcacccaccagactTCAGCCAAAGGTCTTTCTGAAAGGGGAGAGGTGACCTGGGGGGTTTCCATGACAACCAGAATACGTTTTGCTCATAGACATCTACCTGAACTTGTCACAGACTTTTCCTCTTACAACAGGTCCCCATGCCccgaggcagcaaatgtccaatggcagctccatcactgtgttcctcctcctggcattcgcagacacacgggaactgcagctcttgcacttctggctcttcctgggcatctacctggctgccctcctgggaaacggcctcatcatcactgccatcgcctgtgaccaccgcctccacacccccatgtacttcttccttctcaacctctccctcctcgacctgggctccatctccaccactgtccccaaatccatggccagttccctctggaACACCACGGCCATCTCCCACACGGGATGTGCTGtccaactctttttctttctcttcctgatgtcagcagagttttctcttctcaccatcatggcctacgaccgctacgttgccatctgcaaacccctgcactacgggaccctcctgggcagcagagcttgtgtccacatggcagctgctgcctggggcactgggtttctcgacgctctcctgcacacagtcaatacattttccctacccctctgccagggcaatgccctggaccagttcttctgtgagatcccccagatcctcaagctctcctgctcaggctCCTACCTCAGGGATGTTGGGGTTGTTGTCGTTagtgtctgtttagcatttggttgttttgttttcatcgtgctgtcctatgtgcagatcttcagggctgtgctgaggatcccctctgagcagggacggcacaaagccttttccacgtgcctccctcacctggccgtggtctctcTGGTTGTCACCACgggcatgtttgcctacctgaagccgctctccatctcctccccatccctagacctggtggtggctgtgctgtACTCGGTGGTTCCTccggcagtgaaccccctcatctacagcatgaggaaccaggagctcaaggatgccctgaGGAAAACTATGACTCggtgtttttcaaaagcaatgaacTAGCCATCTTCATCTCCATAGCAGTCACAATGAATCTCACTACAGGCACAGCCTCTCGCACgtattttggggtggtggtgttatACTTGCGAGAaagttgtttacaaaaaaaatgtcttttttcatacCATTTCTAACTTGGTCCTTGCCTGTCCTGTGTGACCCAGAGACTGTGTAAATGAGGCGCTGCGCTGagtgcttaaataaaataaaggacactCATTGACTTGGTTGTCTGAGATCTTTCCACCAGGACCTTCTCTGGAGCTGCGGGGGCAGTGGGGGTGTGTGGAGCTGAAGGGGAAaggagccccagcacagccagggagcaCCAGTGCTTGGTCTCCACTGAGTTGTTCTGTCTTCACTTCCACACTCTCCTTTTGAGCCCTTGCACGAGTGTAAGGCCTGAGTGCTCTTGGAGCTTGGTCAGAGTCCTACAGTGtggctgtcatagaatcatagaatggattgggttggaagggaccttaaagaccacccagtgccaccccctgccctgccctggggacacctcccaccacaccaggttgctccaagccccctccagcctggccttgaacccctccagggatggggcagccacagcttctctgggcaacctgggccaggctctcaccaccctcacagcaaagaagttctttcccagatctcatctcaatctcccctctttcaggttaaaactcttccccctcatcccatggctcccctcactgatcaagagtccttccccagctttcctggagccccttgagggactggaaggggctccaaggtctccccggagccttctcttctccaggctgaacccccccaactctctcagcctgtcctcacagcagaggggctccagctctcgcagcatctccgtgggctcctctggacccgctccaacaggtccatgtccttcctgtgctgaggactaaaagctggacacagggctccagggggggtctccccagagcggcagaatccctcccccccctccctcgccctgctggccacgctgctggggatgccgcccaggatgcggttggctttccgggctgccagcgcacagtgatgggtcatgttgagtttctcagccaccaacatccccatgtccttctcctcagggctgctctccagccattctcctcccagccggTATTTATACCTGGATCACACATTCCACACCAGCCCCCCAGGAGTGGAACCAGGCAAGCTCACAGTTGCCCTAACATTTCCAAAATCCTGTGTGTGTGCAAagctttgcttcagagcagagacatggcaCGGAGAAAACCCAGCTGAATGTCTTTCCTGCCCTACGACCACCAGAAGACGTAATTCACTAAACTGAAGACATCCCCCCAGCTTGGATAAAAGAGCTCCcgctgctttcctcttcctggtgTCCTGcctaatgacaggacaaggaaaGGGAACGCTCACGCCAAACTCTTTTCCTAAAAGGAGAAATGACACCGCTGGAAAttagtgtctctccccagctgagggaggaaaCATCAGGGAttccttcagcctgtttcacagcaggttcccctggagccctgaggacacctggagggagcccagagggggcagagaaagtgccaccttgggctggtcccctgctgctgagctgggccgggctcctgggacggagggagctcctggccacggggcagcgcggcagagagacagctctgcccaggagcagggctgggggcactgcctgcaggcagcgaggGGAGAGGTTAAAGGCtgtctggggtgggaggaaggtgagagCTCACCGGAGGGGAactcttcacagcccttgactgGGTAAGTCTCTGGGTTCCAGGCAGTGAAGCTGCAGTTGCTGAAGGGATTTCCAGAAGGCAGAACATGACATAGTATACGGAGTCTTTCCAGAGGACTCTCCTCTGCTTTAGAGGAGAaggatgtgctgcagagcagggattcCCAGTTACACCAGGACAGGGCATGAGGACTCAGTTTGCCCAGAGACGGCTGCAGGgggtgaaggtgggtgtgcagccaggggtgcccagggctgtccttcagagcagggtccctgcaccccagggggctgtgtgctggggcagggactctgccgccagggtcagctcagcctgcctggggagctccccacggcagtgtggggagaagctgtggctggaagaAACCCCTCCTGGcaaagcagggtccttctgctgccGAGAGTGTGCCGCCTGGGGCAGGTTTGCTGCAGTTCCAGCTCAGCCTCGGGCATCACCTTGGGGACATTCAAGAAGAACATCAAGGTAGCATTTTCCGGAAAGGTAACAGGGCTTTGCTTTGAGTTTTCCACCTTTGGTGGGCTGGGTGGGCAGCGGGAGATGGGCATTTATTTCCCTGCTCTGGAGGAGGCACTGAGCCCCCAGTTCTAGTAGGGACCTGGCCAAGCTGCTCCTGAGCCCCTGCActcccagagatgcccctgggcagtgcccggctgccaggaggggtctgcagggcagagctgggcacccagcgggtgggatggggtctgTGAGCACAgacagggaggagacctgggcacagagaaacagcccccggcAGGGACTTCTCCAGGAAGCAGAGAcacaggagagggagctgctcccaAAAGTGCCGTGGGAGGGGGGGCCGGGCGCTGCAGATGCCTCCCCTGGAGCAAGCCCCAGGTCTCTTCTGCCACCCAGCAGAGCCTTCCCTTCCAAAGCCATGGGGTCCATGGCTTGAGTAACCTCCTGAGCCCATGGAACCCTGTTGAGAAGAAACTCCGAGTACCCATTTGTTTGTCCCTGAACTGCCTCCACTAACAGGAAGATTGGGAatttctccatttcccccctcctgttcacactgcctttgttcccagctgagctgggagtctgggtccagcagaggccccggagatgctgggagggctggagcccctctgctgcgaggacaggctgagagaggtggggggattcagcctggagaagagaattcgGGGCAATGCTGTTTGCAGGGCTCAGGGAGCCAGTTTTCCATTCAGAACATACGCT
It contains:
- the LOC141476412 gene encoding olfactory receptor 14J1-like, which produces MSNGSSITVFLLLAFADTRELQLLHFWLFLGIYLAALLGNGLIITAIACDHRLHTPMYFFLLNLSLLDLGSISTTVPKSMASSLWNTTAISHTGCAVQLFFFLFLMSAEFSLLTIMAYDRYVAICKPLHYGTLLGSRACVHMAAAAWGTGFLDALLHTVNTFSLPLCQGNALDQFFCEIPQILKLSCSGSYLRDVGVVVVSVCLAFGCFVFIVLSYVQIFRAVLRIPSEQGRHKAFSTCLPHLAVVSLVVTTGMFAYLKPLSISSPSLDLVVAVLYSVVPPAVNPLIYSMRNQELKDALRKTMTRCFSKAMN